Within Trichoderma atroviride chromosome 2, complete sequence, the genomic segment TCATGACCAGCAAATGCTGCCATCTCTTTGAGTATTCATCCGCGCCCTTGACCACTGCTCGTGTCCAGTCGTCGCAGCCCAAAGCGCCTCCTTCAAGAGGCAGGCTGTCGagcgtcttcttttcattctccatCTCGAGGTCGCGCACGCGAATCGCTGCGGTGTTGTAGATGCTGATGATCCGGACTGCCGTACGCAGCCCATCGTGCCTCTCCCATATGGCGGGAGCCGTCAACAGCTGCGATGTGAGGACGCCGAGGTTAAGAGGGTTGGAGAGCTGCGAGAGAAGGTGAGCGGTCGTGCCGATGATCTGCTCCGTCTTTTTGGCATCGTGGAGGTCCTGGAAATGGTGCAGGACCGTATTGAGGAGCTGGTCAGCAGGCATGATGATGCATTAGCTGCACCGTGGCTACAATGCGAATGCGCTGTTTCCAACTGGCGTGAGGAAGTTGTTGGTTGAAGGCAAGGTTGGCCGGATGTCGACGCGATCGCATATTATTAGGCGGCTGATGACTTAGCGCAGGGCCGTTGCCGAGGCTCTGGTACCTCGCAGGGACGTCACTGGAGCCGTGCTGAGCTCCACTAAAACGGCCGTTTCGTTAGCGACTTGAAGCGCTAGCTAGGAGAGCCTCTCGTCTTTGTCTCGGCCAACGAGCAGTACCGTCACTGGCAACTCTCCCAATgcgggagaagagggagattTCGAGAGGTGAAGATGCCTTTTCTGCCAAGTGCCAACTCCAATCTCGACTAACAACAGCTACAGCGAGCAGCAAACCAACGCGGTCGCGCAGATGGCTCGGCGCCTGATCCCTCCGAGAAACTACACCACTCCTCGCTTCCCGTCGCTCAACGTCAATACCCTCTTCGATTCCACGCCCGACAAGCGATATACGCTCTACCATATTGGCGATGTTTGGCGCTTCACGGTCATATGGACGCTCATCACATTTGCGGTGTTCCACCTCGGCGCCGTGTTCATCGCCCTGTTCACGCACGGGTGGAAGAAGTCGTCGTGGAAATATCTCTGGTTGACGCCGATCATCTACATGGGCGTCGCCGCGCTTGAGGCCTTGCTCTCTGGAACCATCGTTGGAGTCATGTTCGTTGTCAAAGGAATGTAACAGGCGGAGATGTGTGCTGACCGTTGGAGCAGGCTTGGCGCCGTTTACCAGGCCGGATACTACGAGATGAACACTTGGATCCCCTGCACATGGGGGTTTATCAATGTTCTTACGCTGATtatctcttccttttcgaTTCAAGGAGGGCTATGATGCGCCACTTCAGAATTGCAGCTGTATGCCTTGGTATGCCTCAAAACATACGTCGAGGATCTACGCCATATCCAGTACGCAGCTTTGGGATACAATGACGGCTATGTGGCTAAACACAGCGACCCCGGGATCATTGCTGGTATTGCTGCTACTTTGGCTGAGATCCAACAAGCTAGCTGCGATATGACCAAGAAATACAGAGTGTCATCAGAGGTAAGGGGTCATACACATCGCGCTGACTATAACCTCTATTACGAATAGCGCGCATTGGTCAGCAAACAACAAAGCTGAGACTGGGCGCCACCGGCATTTTCAGCTCCGCGAGGAGCAGATGGCTTTTTCTACTGCTGCGCAGACCGGATACTGAACGAACTGGTCACATGGGCttcagatgaagatgaagattcaCCAAGGGTTACGGCAAAACGAGACTGTGCACCTCCGTGTCGCTTGAAGGCCTCGGTGAGCGACACTATTGAAATCTAGATGTTCaatttttttgttttagcCCAAAtgagaaataaataaattctAGACTCTCAAAGGCGTCTCGAGGCTTGAAAAACGTTATTGTCTGTAGTATTGTGTTGCCTCttagagtacatgtagctgcTAGTAACAAGTCCGGCCGCTATTTAGCCCCAAAGCTACGCCCCTGAACCGCCATCTTGGACCAAATTCCTCTCTACAGCCACTTGCGGAGCTGCCGCCTGTACTCTGCATTGTTTCGCCAGACAATCCGcgaaaagcagcaaaagatCATAGACACGACGTCTCTCACTCCCTTTTATCGtctttattctcttttcttaTAATTGGGCAGAGAGGCCTTGCCCCCATTCCTAGCCGAGGTTGCGCCTCCTGAGACCGTGTGCGTGTCCTCCCCACGTGCAGCTTTTTGAACACAGAACACCACAGCTGATATCGCCCTATTCAAGCATCAGGGCGGAAATTCAGCATCAAGAGGGGAGATGATGATATAGACACAAGTCTACTGGCTGCTCGGTCACATCAATTTCTATTTCAAAAGAGGGCTCATCTGGCACGCGCGCCGACTCGCTCACCATGGCAAACTCATTCGTGCTTCAGCCCGACCATCACGACTTCACCCCCCCTTACCTGTCAAATCCCGCCCGCCACTCTCCGGTCTTGCGCGAGCCCGAGGATACTCCCAAGGCCTTTTATCCTGGACAGCCCAAGTCGCTCTCCGGGATCGCCCTCCGCGCGTTCTGCCTGGGCATGGCCTTGTCAGCAAGCATCATCGGCATAGCCTCCATCCTAGTCTTCACCCAGAGTCCCATCTGGCGCGTCCCTTTCTTCCTCCTATCTCTGTCTACTTTCCATTTCCTCGAATTCTGGACCACGGCCGAGAGAAACACCGCCGTGGCCACCATCGACAGCTTCCTCCTAACGGCAAACTGGCCGTCTTACGCAATCGCCCACTCAGCCGCCTTCATAGAGTGCATCGTCGTGACCGTCTTCTTTCCCAATCGCCACTGGGCACCTTTCAATTCCGACCGCCTGCTTCTTTTCGCCGGCCTTTTTCTGGTCTCTGTCGGCCAGGCTGTTCGTTCCATAGCAATGCTGCATGCCGGAGCCAGTTTCAACCATAAGATCCAGACGAGGAGGGCGCAATCGCATCTCCTCGTGACGACTGGCATCTACGGGTGGCTGCGGCATCCGAGCTATTTTGGTTTCTTTTACTGGGGCTTGGGGACGCAGCTTGTGCTAGGGAATACGATCTGCTTTGTGGTCTATTCGGCTGTGCTATTCAAATTCTTCCAGAACAGGATCaaggtggaggaagagaagctggtgcAGTTCTTTGGAGATGATTATGTCGAATATAGGAAGAGAGTCGGCACTCTGATGCCATTTCTAGGGTAGGATTTCAATTGGCCAGGTTTTGGAGAGACGAATAACATAATATTTTCCAACCATTGATACCGATAGGCATGGTAAGCATTCACAAAGTGGCAAAGCCAGCGATCATCATTATGTGTGGTGTTTATAATATTCGCCTAAATTGTGTAATCATCATATCTACCTAATAGTAAAGTATCTCTTTTTCTAAAGACTGCTCTCATAACTCCCAAACACACATCATCCATACAGAATCAATCAGACAGTCATGTATATGCTTCCAAAACCGCTTATTAGTGGTGTGCCATTTGGGGCATCCTGCTCACACTGCCATACTTGGCCTGCCAGGCGTAGAAGTACATTAAAGCGGCGAATGGCTGTCCAAAGATTGTGAATGAGACCCAAAAGATGACGTTTCCCAGAATGCGGCCACCGTGGCCGAGTTTCATTTTTTCGAGAGGAGTGGTGATGGCAATAAGAGGAAGCTGAAGGAACATGCCAAAGAAAGCGACACCTGAAAAATAGTGGTTAGTCTGGGTCAAAGTAATTCGGTCAATTTGACTTCTTTTGGAAGATCAGGACATACCAATGATGTTGTGAGTTGGCACACCAACAGCAATCTCGTGAAGTACGGCCGAAACGAAGAAAACAGCAAAGCTGGCAGCGGCTGGGCTCCAGCCTCGTCCAATCATGGGCATGTAGACATGACGCTTGAAATATGTGTAAACAGGCTTGTTCCATGTCCTCCAATAAGCACCCAAGCTTTCACTATTCCACCAGTCGTCGTAAAATGATCTATCGCCAAATCGCGTAATCTCTGCCAGAGCGTTTAAGAAGGACtggaagagagcaaagaaTCCCGCCAGCCAGATAACCAGAGAGATGGTAGAGAGCTTCATAAGTCGTTCCAAAATGGAAAATAAATCGAGCGATGCAATTTTGTCTAAAGAATTGCGCAAAACAGGAGTCGCATATTGAGCGCTGGCTACCCAAATGAACACGCCGAGGCAGAAAATCTCTCCAAGTCGCTTAGCCACAAAGACCCATCGAATCTTGTCGGTGCGCGGATAGACAGGCTGGTATACCAGAGTCGGAGCCCACCAGAAGTAGACCAAGTTCTTCATTGTCACATTTTCCGGATACGGGCATGTCTTGTATAAGTCGGGcacttcttctccttccaccGGATGCAAATAGGCATGACGGAGATCTCGATTAGTAAATGCATATGAGGCCGTCTTGAGCCACACAACAATGGCATGCATCTCTGTCAACGTGCCAATCAATGGATGGTAGACATAAAAGTAGACCACAAcagtggtgatggcgagagCAAGAGTGATGTTGATGCCATGAGCCAGAGCCGCGAGAACCCAGATGGAGTGAAACTTCTTCCGCTCTGCTTCTGACGGACCAGAGCTGTTGTCTTTCATTCGTTTCCTTGATCCCTCGGCCTGCTTGGCGGCAACGAGCTCAATGACGTACGCCGCAAAGAGATGGCAAGGGATGAGAAAGTAGAGCAGAAGACCAAGGAGCAGGTCTTGCCGCCTATAGTCGTGACATCTGATACAAATCAAGACGCCGTACTACACCAAAGCTAGACGTTAATGCCGTGTCACTCCACTATAGATCCAAGTGACGCCTCAACGCACCTTTTGGATATTCTCAATCATTAATCTAAGATTGCCAACAACTAATGGCCTGTTAGAGATATCGTCATGACCAGATAATCCTATCGGGAGAGCATCATACCCAGCACAATGACCATGAGATTGCGGAACCCCAGAAAGCTGGGCGCCGCAGGAGAGTCGTGGCTCAGGCACGACGGCCTCGTCTGAGAATGCACTGCCGCGACATGGCGATATTTCTTCTGCACCGTCTTGGACAGCCGTTCCTTGGTAGTCCCGTTGGGAGGCTCCACTGAGGTTAGATCTGCTTTGCCGTCTGTGGAGGCATTGCGTCGAGATACTGAGCCGACGGAGGCCTCGACGCTCGTCGTTGTTGAGGATTCTGCAAGAGACGCCATCCTCGGGCCCTGGCACACGCTCTATAAAGGGATTTTTGCAGTTGCAATTCACGATGGGTatgatgaaggagatgaATTGGACGGCAGCGGGCGAGACGAGGTACCGATCGATCGAGCTCCAGGCCAGGATGGAGGGGCTTAGACTAACATTGAGTTTGCCTTGGACTCGCCTTAATTCCAGTCACTAAAAATCCCGGACTTATGTGTCTGGTACTTTAGCAGCAGCGGCCCGCAAATTGCCTCATAAGCCTCGGAGCATATCCAACGTTATCGGCGTCGACCGAAATTAAGACGTGACAGAGTCAGGATCCCTATCTCATGTAAGGGTGACGATAGAGATGGAGCCAGGCCCAAAGCAGATTCACGGGTGCCAAAAGCAATGGATGTGACATTTGTATGGCCAGGCGCCGTGCTATATAACGAGGTACctggcctctctctctgtaATCTGGTGCTGACCGTGCCTTGAATCGCCCAAAAATGACCAGTGGCGGCGTAGGCGGAAAATAGCGGGTGTGGAGAGAGCTGGCTCCGAGCTGGGTGGGGCGCAGGAGCTTGAATTGGTCTCTTGGCCTTAATTTTAGCAGCAGATTGCAGTCTTGTCAGAgtagaagagagagaaaagcatGTGAAAACTGCAGACTGCCAAGGGCTGAAGGGCCTGCATGATATAAATAGTCTGGCCAAGCAGGTCCCATACAGTAAAGCATTATATGGAGCATCAGGTTTCACACGATGCCACGACTCGTCTTACATgcacgaagatgaagagcggcTTTTTATACAAAGTTTATGCTCTAGCAGATTACGATGCAGCTGAATTCTGATAGGCCGGGTCTGAAAATACCAATGCACCACAGGCAAGGtgtttcttactttttttaccatcagcagcaagaaCTGAAGAAGTTACTTTTGGCATTACAGCTAGTAGGAAATTAAATTGGATGAAACATggtaaaagaagagagtCTGTTGCAGACTTGACGAGACCAATACGTGTATCCAAGCAGTGCTGACTAAGGCACAGCACCTTCGTTCATCACATGACCTGCACCCAATCAGAGCTTGCGTTTCGCCAGCGCTGTATCAGAGCTCTCAAAGCGCGAGCCTCACAGAATGAGACTTTCATCTTCACTGGCAGCTCTACAAACTCTTCATTAAGGCTTGGTTGGTCTTGGCTAAGGATCCGTTTACTTCTCACGTCCATCAATTGATACTCGAATTTCTGCTCAATTTCGTCTTTCTAACATTTTTCACGGTGTATGACCATCAATTGACGGTTGGAACGCGACGATGGCCTATGAGCCTCGTGGAGACTATGGCGATCGGGGTGGTGGCCAGGATGGCGCATTTATGAAAGTACGAGGCCGAAGTGAGTCTATTTTTGCTTTCGTTGTTTAATCGTGTTCAcatttcttgtcttttgctACCAGCGGAGCCTGCTCGACTGTCTCGGCAGCTATTGGTCGGCCTGATATTACGCTTCAAGGCAGCTATTGCCCACGGCACTTGATACCGTTGGATAATTCTTTCCTTGCATTATCTCTACGCTTGTATAGCATAATTGTTTATCTGTCAACCCTGCTTGGGCAAGTGCCCAGTTGAGAAATCTAGGGACATCATCATGTTTTCATGTCAAGAGAGAGACGGCTGCCAGTTCATCTCAACTGAATTAATGTACCATGCCTAGCCGCAAAATAAAGGAGATTCGAAAGCggataagaaaagaaaccgCCTTATTCAATGGACTAATCCAATTCCCAACAGGACCTGTGACGGACTATAGTGCCAGTGTCCTCCATTGGATGCGAGACCGCGCCCCCAACTACAGAGGCGGCTACACGGGTGAGAGGGAGCGTCCAAGCGCAAGCTACATTGTGGATGTGAGAGCAACTCGAAAGCTGATCGATGAGGAATAAAACTAACGCCCCTGAAGATGATTCCACCGGCAGGACGACCAGTGTTCCCGGCTGATTCTATCCCGGCCAAGCACCTCCATTCTTCTCTGAACAAGATCAAACACCCTATCAATGTCGTTCGATGGACCCCAGAGGGACGCAGACTGCTCACAGCTTCGACCAGCGGCGAATTCACTCTCTGGAACGGCACTGGCTTCAATTTTGAGACTATTATGCAGGCTCACGATTCCGCCATCCGAGCCCTGGAATACTCACATAGCGACGACTGGTTGATCTCGGGTGACCATGATGGAGTCATCAAGTACTGGCAGCCAAATTTTAACAACGTCAAGAGTATCAATGCTCATACAGATCCCATCCGGGACCTTGCATTCAGCCCCAACGACTCCAAGTTTGTCACCGCCTCGGACGACTCCACTCTCAAGATCTTCGACTTTGCCCTTGGCCAGGAAGAGCTGAAGCTTGAAGGCCACGGCTGGGATGCCAAGTCTGTGGACTGGCACCCTACAAAAGGATTAATCATTTCCGGATCCAAGGATCACCTGGTCAAGCTTTGGGACCCTCGTACTGCGCGAGCCCTGACTACTCTCCATAGTCACAAGAGCACAATCACCAAGGTCCTgttcgagaagaagctcggTCGGTGTTTTGCGACCTCTGCACGAGACCAGACAGCTCGTGTCTTTGACTTGCGAATGATGCGCGACATTGTGCTATTGAAAGGCCATGAAAAGGACATTTCGACCTTGACTTTCCATCCCATACATGCCAACCTCCTCTCCACGGGTGGCATGGACGGTTCATTGTTCCATTACATGCTAGATACACCAAATCCCCCCGGCAGGCCAGCCCCTGACTGTCGCCCCTTATGACAGCCTCGACCCAGAGTCAACTCCTGCCCAGTCAATATGGCCCACACACAGGGTTCCGTTTGCTCATGATTATGCTATTTGGTCTCTTGATTGGCATCCCCAGGGTCACATTCTTGCGTCTGGGTCAAACGATCGTATTACTCGATTCTGGGGCCGTGCTCGGCCGGGTGAGACGGAAATTTTCCAGGACCGGTACCATATTGGCGAAGCAGCTGCCGAGGCACAAGGAACCTGGGATCGCCGTGGCAACCGCCGCCAGCGacaggaggaagagcagcgtGAGCTGGAGGACGAGATGGACGCTCTGGTCGACCAAGATGCGCAAAAGTCTGGTGTTCCCGGCTTGACTGGTGGCATTCCCGGTCTACCTTTGGGCGGCGGTGCTGTCCCTGGCCTCGGCTCAAGCATCCCGCCGCCTCCAATTGTGCCTGGAGTCGGTGCTGGCTCAGCCGtgccgcctctgcctccgCCTCCCCCCTTCGCCATCCCCGGCTTCAACGGagcaccgccgcctccactGCCCGGACTGGATCTCCACAACCCTCCTGACCCGGCGAAGCTGCTCGAGTTGATGCAGCAGGCCGGTATGCCCATGCCACCTCCAGGATCTCTTCCTCCAGGTTTGATCCCACCGCCTGGAGGTATGCCCCCACTGCCGGGCAACTTTCCGCTTCCCATCCCTCCACCGATGAACCCCAATGACTCGGATCGTCGGCGCATACCTCTCCCTAGCCAAGAAGAGAGTCTTCGACAAGAGCAACGACATGGAAAGTATACCCGCGCGCGGTAACAGTCTCTTTCAAGTATCTATGGGAAAATTGGCTGTTTGAATGGTCGATACCTTCCTTTAATGGCGTTCTGATGGGCTATGGATGGGACCTTGAAGGGGGCCTTTTTGTTGAGATGGTTGACATTGAATAAAGTCATCGTTTCAGGTGGATCATACTTTGTAATTGTTTTGTATTATGCTAGCATTTTTCAAGAAGGGTTCAAAGGGGTATATACAGCGATTGGTCACGGGGGGAATTTGAATATCTGATTTCTATCTGAAGTGCTATTCTAGTATACGATGTGCTATGTGATGCCAcatgctgttgctggctgTCTATTTATACATAACTGTGGTGTGATGTGGTGATGAATGCAAATCATGACTGGGCTTCTCAATCACTATAGCGATACGCAATTGCCGATGAAAGAAAAACCAAGCTGATTTATATAATAGCAGACGTCATTTGTGGAGGCAggacaaaagagagagacgtGAATGAGGGTGTTTCGTAAAATTCGTAACTCAGTCTCAGCTCCCCAAGGCGTTAATCTCATCAATGACAGCTGTTCCCCTTGTAAGCGAATCCCCGGCAAAGGCTCTCATTTGGCGCTCTTGGCAAACGCCTTTTGCCTCTCGCTGTAGTCCTTGATAACCAAAGCACAAGTAGTGTCGGTGCAGAGCCTCCTCCTGCGCTGCATGGGCAGCAGGTTCGCAAACTCCAGGCCGCTGGCACGCTCGACAGCCTCGAGGGGCACCTCGAAGTCGGTAATGGGCTTGGCGTTGTCGATGCGGGCGTTTGGCAGGACGAATGCGCCGACGGCCACGTTGCCGCCCACGCGGCCGTCCTCGGCGAAGATGACCTTGTAAAAGTGCGTGGGCACGGCGACGGACGGCGGCGTGCCAATCATCTCGTACTTGACGTACCACTTGTTGTCGACGGGGTCCTTCTTGGGCAGATACAGCGGCCCCGTGACGATGCGCACCGAAGGATACCGCTGCGTCAGGCGGCGGCAGAAGTCCTCAAAGTGCGCCCAGTAGTCGCGGTTGAAGCCCTCGCCGACCTGCGGGCACATGTTGCTGAGGTAAAAGGTCTCGTCCATGGCGGCCTGCGACCACTTTGCGTCGGCGGCGGGCACCTGATGCCCTCTGTCGTAGCCGCTGCGGAAGTAGTCCTTGAGCAGGGCGCGGAACTTTTGCGGCACGCCGGCGTCCTCGAGGAAGACGCTGTTCTTGCGGTCGCCGCCGCGCGTGGCCAGCGACTCGGGCGTGATGTGCTCGACGACCCAGTGCGGGTTGCGCGTGCGGCGGTCGTAGCTCGAGATGAGGGCAGCGCGGGTCGCGATGTCGGACACGGGGCCTGGGAAGCCGTATTCGAAGAGGCCGCCGGGGTTGACgggcgctgctgggccgGGGACGATGGGCAGAGGAGTGCCGCCGGCGCCAAAGACTTGGTTGGCGGGGATGGCTGTGACGGCGGTTGGGGTCGAGACGATGGCtgtggaggagagagaggatgaggacgaggaggaggcggccaTGTCTGCGATTCTGTCTTTGGGACGGAGAGAGTAGAGAGCGGCTGTGAGAGCGGCGCCTCCTCCAGCGCTGAGGGCGGCGATTGCAACCGACGTTTTGAGCATGATGAGCTTTATATATGGACGATGTGTATATATACTTGTATCACGGGGCGAGTTAGTTatagaagaaacaagaataGAAACCGCCTCGAGAACGCAGCAGTACGTCAAGTATAGctcgaaaaaaagaaagacccAGCACGAGGTAAAGGCTGCTCACGGGATTCAGTCTGTATCTCGAGCGTGCACCTTGAGGGGTCTAGGCGATTTCACAGCACTTGCGCATGTGCTCCCGTGAGACGCCTCTCCATGAAACCACTGACGTCGTCTGTCGGCCAGGCTGAGAGACCACGAGACCCCTGGGCAAGGCtgagggggaaaaaaaaagacaaaggacagCCACCAAACCACGAGCACGGGTTTATCAAGCTGGTATAgtgttaaaaaaaaattagatTAAGTGCATGGTTTGCCGTCCAAAGGGTCCT encodes:
- a CDS encoding uncharacterized protein (EggNog:ENOG41~TransMembrane:3 (n5-10c14/15o99-124i136-169o175-196i)): MRMRCFQLAAVAEALVPRRDESLSSLSRPTSSTVTGNSPNAGEEGDFESEQQTNAVAQMARRLIPPRNYTTPRFPSLNVNTLFDSTPDKRYTLYHIGDVWRFTVIWTLITFAVFHLGAVFIALFTHGWKKSSWKYLWLTPIIYMGVAALEALLSGTIVGVMLGAVYQAGYYEMNTWIPCTWGFINVLTLIISSFSIQGGL
- a CDS encoding uncharacterized protein (TransMembrane:5 (o50-75i82-101o121-141i153-172o211-236i)), with amino-acid sequence MANSFVLQPDHHDFTPPYLSNPARHSPVLREPEDTPKAFYPGQPKSLSGIALRAFCLGMALSASIIGIASILVFTQSPIWRVPFFLLSLSTFHFLEFWTTAERNTAVATIDSFLLTANWPSYAIAHSAAFIECIVVTVFFPNRHWAPFNSDRLLLFAGLFLVSVGQAVRSIAMLHAGASFNHKIQTRRAQSHLLVTTGIYGWLRHPSYFGFFYWGLGTQLVLGNTICFVVYSAVLFKFFQNRIKVEEEKLVQFFGDDYVEYRKRVGTLMPFLG
- a CDS encoding uncharacterized protein (TransMembrane:8 (o81-100i121-142o175-203i293-311o342-361i408-425o437-458i470-494o)), with amino-acid sequence MASLAESSTTTSVEASVGSVSRRNASTDGKADLTSVEPPNGTTKERLSKTVQKKYRHVAAVHSQTRPSCLSHDSPAAPSFLGFRNLMVIVLVVGNLRLMIENIQKYGVLICIRCHDYRRQDLLLGLLLYFLIPCHLFAAYVIELVAAKQAEGSRKRMKDNSSGPSEAERKKFHSIWVLAALAHGINITLALAITTVVVYFYVYHPLIGTLTEMHAIVVWLKTASYAFTNRDLRHAYLHPVEGEEVPDLYKTCPYPENVTMKNLVYFWWAPTLVYQPVYPRTDKIRWVFVAKRLGEIFCLGVFIWVASAQYATPVLRNSLDKIASLDLFSILERLMKLSTISLVIWLAGFFALFQSFLNALAEITRFGDRSFYDDWWNSESLGAYWRTWNKPVYTYFKRHVYMPMIGRGWSPAAASFAVFFVSAVLHEIAVGVPTHNIIGVAFFGMFLQLPLIAITTPLEKMKLGHGGRILGNVIFWVSFTIFGQPFAALMYFYAWQAKYGSVSRMPQMAHH
- a CDS encoding uncharacterized protein (BUSCO:EOG092D3KV2); protein product: MLKTSVAIAALSAGGGAALTAALYSLRPKDRIADMAASSSSSSSLSSTAIVSTPTAVTAIPANQVFGAGGTPLPIVPGPAAPVNPGGLFEYGFPGPVSDIATRAALISSYDRRTRNPHWVVEHITPESLATRGGDRKNSVFLEDAGVPQKFRALLKDYFRSGYDRGHQVPAADAKWSQAAMDETFYLSNMCPQVGEGFNRDYWAHFEDFCRRLTQRYPSVRIVTGPLYLPKKDPVDNKWYVKYEMIGTPPSVAVPTHFYKVIFAEDGRVGGNVAVGAFVLPNARIDNAKPITDFEVPLEAVERASGLEFANLLPMQRRRRLCTDTTCALVIKDYSERQKAFAKSAK